The Oryza sativa Japonica Group chromosome 11, ASM3414082v1 DNA window CCCACTGAACCCAAGAAACAAAAAGGATAGACAAATGGGTACTTTCTTTCTCATATGCTGATGTGGTTTTTGTGTTCCAGGTTTCCACAATACAACCTTCCAACTTTTAAAGTTGCTCAGTCAGGCTGTTTGAAGAAGGTTCGGGTTGGTGAAGAAATTTCTTTGGTCAGGTTGGCTAAAGATAAATCTTCTTTACAGTCCAtgatttttctacaaattttagtTGGATTTTCTCTTTGATGGATGTTGTGACTAACATCTGCATCCACTATTTGGAAGAAAGGGTGAAGGTTCCATGGCCAGTTTCGGAGAGAGAAGCTCTTCTTCACTACTTCGAATTAGAGTATCTTAAAGAAGATCTTGTCATTGTAATCATGAAAACTGTGCGTATGCTGAATTTTCTGggctatttattttttatgaaccTTGATCCACAGACTTCATTGTCCATGCCTCCAGTTCATTTATTTCTGCTTATTGCGTTGTTGCAGATATCGGATACGgacaatataaatatagagaCACATGGATTTAGTAGGGATGGAATTCCTGAAGCTGGTGACACCGTTCGGATAGATGTAGTCGGAGGCTTTGTTTTGCAAAGGATTACAAAGGAGAAAAGCTTTTTCAGGTAAAACATCCAATCCTATTGTGCATTGAATTATTTAATATAAAGCACGAAGATGCATTATAGATCGCTCCATTTGCTATTGAAATTGTACCCACTTTTGTTGGAAACTTGGAATCAAATTAGTGATTCTGTCAACCAAAGTGATTTTTTAGTGACTGTAAAAGGACTGGATGACTTTGTCCTAGAAAAAGGTAGAGTTCCATTaagttttttcatttttctatgACGTACTTCTGACTTGATATGCATGTTCTGGATACAtgctataatttttattttactagTTAATTTTTCATTATTAAGCCATGTTATTCCTGTACTTGTGAGTTGAGCTGTAGAATTTGTTTTACCTGCTTAATTTTAATTGTTTAGCAATATATAATTTTCATCATTCTTGCGTCTTGAATGCTAGTTTACATGATGTCTTGACTCCATTTTTTTGAACAGATTGTTATTAAATCACGTTTGAACTTTAAGAAAGATATAATTGTAtgtagtttttaaaatttattcatTTGTGATTCTTTTTGCTCAACAAGTTTCAGTTTAATAAATATGCTGATACTCCATTTTTTAACCAAATCCTCCACTCAGGGCAATAGCTAATATGGATATTAAGCTAGACTTCGTTCCACCATGGCTTATCAACTTCATATCAAGGCAACTAATTGGCAGCGGCCATAAACTCTATCAGAAGGTCAGTGGCATACTACCTCGATACTTTTGTGATGATTTGATATCAATATGCATAGCGCTTTTCCCATTGCAGTATGGTCTTTACATAGATTTCGTGGTACTGCTATGTGGGGTGAGCAAATTCTGACACAAGAGATCCCCTGTTTAAACACTTGCTATTGACTTATCTTTGCAGGCAGTCAGTACTGTGGCAAATTGTGATGAGGATTACAAGAAAGCTTTGAGAGAACCACTCTATGTTAGAATCCGTGAGCACCGGGGTTCTACTGACATCGCAAATGTCACTCCAGTGGAGGAAAGGGCAACAGAAGCCCTCCCTGACAATCCCACTTTGCAGAATGTTCTCGCGGTTACTAATATCACCTCGAACAGTGAGATAGTCGAAGAGGAGAGTGAACAGAAGGCATTATTCAAGCTGGATCATCATGCAATAGGCCCTTCAAACCCTCCGGCTGAGCAAGAGCAACATGTTGAAAATAAGCCTTACATTAGTCCTGAGGTAGAGCAggctttgaacatattggacaAAGCTATTGCAATTATCCGAGGCAACAATGCTGGAAGTGCCAGTGTGGTCCAAAAGTTTATCGGTTACGATGTAACTTTAGATGGCAGTACCACTGACTCTAGAAATTCACACAATATTCCAAATGAACATCCTGCTACATTGCCACCTCGAGATTCAAGGTCAGCACTAAATGATATTAATTTCTTCTGTGGTACATTTGCACTAAAGTTGATGCACAGTTATTACATGGTATGTTTCTTAATGCAGAGAGACCCAGCACACTTATTCATTGTCCAATGAGAATGTTAATCATAGGGAGAAAGATGCTCTTGACAGTGACTCGCAACGATACACAACAGCTTCTACCGTAACAAAAACTATGTCCATGACAAGGAGGAGCACGACACGGGTGCACGGAGAAGAGAGCCTTGACACCAATGGCTTACATCAGAACGGTTTCCACAAGGACAAAGAGTCTAAACGAACAAGGAAAAGGAAGACAAACAGTTGGCTCTGCTGCTTAACCCCTAGCACCACAGGATGATGAGAGGCCCATTCAGTTTGCTGAGTTAACCATTGAATTTTGAATGCACTACACAAAGCAGtcttaatttataaaaaaattgatagtTTGCGAAATACACGGGGAATCGAACGACAACCCAGGTGGCACCTTGTGATAGTTACCAAGAGCAGATCCAGTCCTTGATAAGTTGTATAGTAGCTGTTGTATTGTTGTAACATAATTCCCGATGATGTTTCTCGATAATGCAGATGCTGGGAATTGTACTTCATCATCTAAAATGTGCAATGTTGTTTTCATGAGAATTCTGTTATGGCCTTATGGGGGGTTCTAGGTAGGTACAATCCTCATGACCAAACACATGATCAGCTTGTTGGTGCTGATATCAGTGAATGAAGGAATTGCTATCAGATTTTAATGACATGAACCTCACCAGATTTTCGAAGTTTCAGTCATCCTTCAGAGATTCTTCTGAGCAACAGCAACAGTTTGAGTATGGTCCCAGACCAAGTTGTTGAATTTCTTATGTCGGCAGATCAGTTTGTCTGCTATTTGTTGAATTTGATGTCGGCAGGTCAGCTTGTCTGCTATAGAGTTCAGTTTTGTTTGGTATGGATTTAGCGTCTTGTAGATGCAAGATTGAACATAGTGATAATTTGATGTTTTACCTTTTCGATTGATGTTTTGACTAGAGTATTTGAGGTGACTTTGACCATTAACTTTTCATCTCTAAATTAAGATATAGTAATAAAGATACTATAAAGTATTTCTGATACCAGATTTATCTAGGGGTGAAGTAAAGAAAAAGTATGATACATATAAACCTTGTTTTAAATGACACTATTTTAGCAaaagcatgtatatatatagatgtatatatatatatatatgtatatatatatatgtgtatatatatatgtatgtatatatatatgtatgtatgtatatatatatgtatgtatatatatatgtatgtatatatatgtatatatatatatatgtatgtatgtatatatatatatatgtatatatatatatatatgtgtgtgtgtatatatgtatatatatatatatatatatatgtatgtatgtatatatatatatgtatatatatatatatgtgtgtgtgtatatatatatatatgtgtgtgtatatatatatatatataattattgaaaACTGTTTTAAATCTGTTTTTCAACTTTATAATACTCCATCCGCTTCAAATTAGTTGTTTTAGGTTTATTTAAAGTTAAGCATTTTCAATCTTTAACCATTGATTTAGTTTAATAtcataagattttatttttagattCATCAAAAcaaatactttcataatatataattcacaAGTTAAATTACACGGATATTTAAAATTAACGATAAAAAAATAGACATTTTTGATTGAGGACTATATGTAATTTGGAACAGAGGTAGACCATCCAATAGACTCTACAAATTGAGGCAAACGAAACAGAGTAGGCTAGGGGTCAAGTATTCACCCTCCATGCCATTTCAGTGCGACAAAAACAGCGAAAAGACCACTGACAcattggtcccacatgtcagtgggtaaTATTTTTCTCTTATAATTAACCAACGATGCCTCCAATCTGTCATGAAATGGTGTTGGGCAACAAGAGTTAATTAGTACTccttctgtcccaaaatataaatgattttgactttttacttgtactgttgtccactcgtcttattcaaaaatttttgggatcattatttatttttttgacttactttattatccaaagtattttaagcacaacttttcgttttttatatttgcacaaaattttttgaataagacaagtggtcaaataatacaagaaaaagtcaaaatccgTACAAGTTATAACCTCCATAATAAAAAGTACTACTACAAGTCACAAGAAACTAACTGGTCAATATAGATTGGTTGGTGGGTATAAATACTActcctccgttttaggttataagactttctagcattgcctacattcatatatatgttaataaatctaggtaCACATATATTAATGAATGAGAAAATTCTCAATCTAGCATTAAAAAAAGTTGCTCTTCCCTCTATAGCACCCAAACTTCAAAAGTTCCCTATTTAGGCACTTCTAAAATTTTCCTTCCCTATGTAGCACTTCCGTTAGTTTTTACATTTGACAGTGTTAACTAGCAGGAGAAAATACGGTTTTACCCTTCTTTAGTTTTCAGACTTGCCCGTACATGATCGTTGGTATTTCAGACGTGCTTTCTCTTGATTTAACGTAACACTGCAAATATAACATGTCGATCcactcttttgaaaaaaaaattgctcacTGGCTGCCAAAGTAGAAATCTAACCAAATGACGTCGATCGGTCGGGTAACAATGGTTAACTCGGTGCTCATTTCCATTCCCATCTACCTTTTGGTCGCGATCAATGCTCCAAAATGGGTGACCAAGGGAATTCATAAAGTCCGGTGAGGTTTCCTTTGGGCGGGTAAGGCCAATGCCCATGGTGGTTGTTGTTGTGTCGCTTGGGCCAAGGTATGCGCCCCTAAAGAGTACGGTGGATTGGGTGTTCCCGACTTAGAGCGAATGGGCATCGCTTTAAGATCTCGCTGGGCTTGGCTGCAGAGAACAAGCTTGGATAAGCCTTGGCAAGGTCTGAACATCCCAATCTCACCCAAGGAACGCAGCTTCGTGGCGGCGTCCACGGTGTGTATCTTGGGCAATGGTGAATCTGCGCTCTTTTGGGAAGACAACTAGCTAGAAGGATACTCTGTTCGCTCCTTTGCACCAGCCGTCTACAACTGTGTCCCTGAGGTTCGAGCATTTCAAACGTCGCAAAACGATCGTTGAGGCACTTCAAGGTAGAAGATGGGTCAGAGACATCTATGGAGCTCTAGGGATCCAAGCGATTCTCGAGTACCTCCACCTTTAGACCACTCTAAACTCGATGGAGCTATTGCCGGATCAACCGGACTCCCTCTCTTGGAGGTGGGACTGCTCGGGGGAATACACCTCCAGTTCAGCCTATCGAGCATTGTTCCTAGGAAGAGTCTGGTTTCAGTCCAAACCAATCTGGAAATTGATGGCGCCCCGCGATGCCGCTACTTCTTATGGTTGGTTGCTCTCAACAGGTGCTGGATCGTGGACCTCCTCCACAACCGTGGCCTCCCACACCTAGACCGTTGCGTCATTTGTGATCAACACGAAGAGAGCATAGAACGTGGCTAGAGGTTGCGAAGGCAATGATTGCTGAAGCGGAACTCTGGCGTTTGGCCAACGCGGCAATTCCGGCGTTGAATGTCCAGCCCCTAGTCTTCTCTAGGTCGCACAATACTCGTGCGAGAATAGGTCTAGCTTAGTGTTTTTGGTTATCGCTTGTATCCCgtcccttattttttttttcaattttcccAGTAAATAACTTTTGTTCCTCATAATACAAAGATGCGCTCCTTGCGtattctccaaaaaaaaaaaacgtaagcAATAACTTACCCAGTCTAAAATCGTCGAAATTATCATGCGAATCAATGTATTACTTTGTTATGTactttggtactccctccgtttcaggttataagacgttttgactttggtcaaagttaaactatttcaagtttgactaagtttatagataaatatagtaatatatataatactaaattagtttcatcaaatcaataattgaatatattttaataataaatttatcttgggttgaaaatattactacttttctCTACAAACCTGGtgaaacttaaaacagtttgactttgattaaagtcaaaacgtcttataaccttaacggagggagtatcatgcAGACTGTAACCAGAAATGAACAAGGGAATATTCATTTTGCATAGTACTCTTGTATAAATTATCAAAGGTATCATGCAGACTGTAGAAGCATGACTGCAACCGGCCACACTGTAAACAATTTGGATTTGATCCAAAGTAATTGCATCAAAAGAAACATAACAGATATTTCTGCAGTGAACATCAGTGATCCAGTTATCATAGGATACAAATAGTTGGAATGACCACTACAGGACTCAGCTGCAGATACTTAAGAGGGAGCTCAAGAATATGCATGACAGATTTATTAGAACATAAAAGTAACCCAGCAGAAAA harbors:
- the LOC9267082 gene encoding uncharacterized protein isoform X1 — translated: MVAAMEKRREIRELRDRMDRTLALPDLADEELLRSLVKRQILASSLSAGNDEGNIDLIAEARSKEISNFLEMLNTSGNERSSKIHEASHKEWKVKQDTDQLRVMYREGPEGTPFHTLLAEGFADGPIDVCTCVSWESSLYKKWFPQYNLPTFKVAQSGCLKKVRVGEEISLVRVKVPWPVSEREALLHYFELEYLKEDLVIVIMKTISDTDNINIETHGFSRDGIPEAGDTVRIDVVGGFVLQRITKEKSFFRAIANMDIKLDFVPPWLINFISRQLIGSGHKLYQKAVSTVANCDEDYKKALREPLYVRIREHRGSTDIANVTPVEERATEALPDNPTLQNVLAVTNITSNSEIVEEESEQKALFKLDHHAIGPSNPPAEQEQHVENKPYISPEVEQALNILDKAIAIIRGNNAGSASVVQKFIGYDVTLDGSTTDSRNSHNIPNEHPATLPPRDSRETQHTYSLSNENVNHREKDALDSDSQRYTTASTVTKTMSMTRRSTTRVHGEESLDTNGLHQNGFHKDKESKRTRKRKTNSWLCCLTPSTTG
- the LOC9267082 gene encoding uncharacterized protein isoform X2, producing MYREGPEGTPFHTLLAEGFADGPIDVCTCVSWESSLYKKWFPQYNLPTFKVAQSGCLKKVRVGEEISLVRVKVPWPVSEREALLHYFELEYLKEDLVIVIMKTISDTDNINIETHGFSRDGIPEAGDTVRIDVVGGFVLQRITKEKSFFRAIANMDIKLDFVPPWLINFISRQLIGSGHKLYQKAVSTVANCDEDYKKALREPLYVRIREHRGSTDIANVTPVEERATEALPDNPTLQNVLAVTNITSNSEIVEEESEQKALFKLDHHAIGPSNPPAEQEQHVENKPYISPEVEQALNILDKAIAIIRGNNAGSASVVQKFIGYDVTLDGSTTDSRNSHNIPNEHPATLPPRDSRETQHTYSLSNENVNHREKDALDSDSQRYTTASTVTKTMSMTRRSTTRVHGEESLDTNGLHQNGFHKDKESKRTRKRKTNSWLCCLTPSTTG